In Salvia hispanica cultivar TCC Black 2014 unplaced genomic scaffold, UniMelb_Shisp_WGS_1.0 HiC_scaffold_139, whole genome shotgun sequence, the genomic stretch GCTCAGTTGTAGTAGCATCTATCCAGCTATCAATGTGGACTACATACGCAGCTGGGTAAGAAAATCTATCAATAGACAAAAATCTAATAGAGATGTGATATAAACCAAGGCTGATCTTTTTACAcatcaacaattaaaaccAAGCTAACTCAGTCCCTACGAGATAATTACCTTAATGGGAGAAACAAAAGACAAGCTAATCAGATAAATCAGCCATAAGCTAAACTGAACCCCAACATGCTCAAGACTCTTCAACAACATTAACCAACTCATACTCCACAAGCGACAAGTTGTTGTCCTCTTTGACCACAAACTTTTCTGGTTCAGCTACCTCAATGCGGCCCCACTTGTCCACAGCCAGCCTCATTGATCCCTTGAACATGTCGATTTTTGCATTTCGGAGTACCACTGTGCTACCTGGCTTCATCATCTCAACTGCAAGTCAAGTAAGGttttcatcaacaaaaacaGCTACATTTATCTTCAAATTCATAACACgcataaagaaaataagaaacaacTGATCTAAAGAGTGAAATGCAACTCAAAACAGCCTCAACAAGCACCTAAGTTTGCATATTGTATATCCAATTTAATCAAGAAAACTACAAAAGGGTAAAATACATCATATGCACACTAACATGCTTCTGGAACGTATTTGATAATGCCACCACACAAGCCAAAGATTGGGTCAAGCAAGACCTAAAGCTAAAATGCCTCAAATATTCATTGTAACTTCCAACAGCTAAAAAACAtgttttccaaaattaaagttaaaagGTTTAGGTATTTACAGTGCTGTTAACAGAATTTTGCAAATTTCTGGTACATGCTGAAagcattttaagaaatgaaacatttattcATCGTCAAAGAAGGAAGGCTGAGTAATGAGCATAACAGTTTGGATATAGGGTGCTTAACTTGAAGTCGCCAccattttaaaacaaaaaaattgcagAACAAACATTTGAAATGAGATGAAATCACACTAAACGATGACACTATAGAATACAATTTTCCTACttgacaatttatttttactgcAGATATTTTAAACTGAAAACTAGATGAAAATTTCACATTAACATTTTCagactaaataaaataaaagcaatcCCGCAGAAAACTTATTGACTTACTCAAAATAATcgatgaaatttatttttcaaaaacaatACAGATAAGTTTCCGGCTGAATGTGGGCAGTGACGACATACCCTGGTCGTTGCGGGCGGTGAAGAGGATCGTTCCGGTGTCATCGCCAACCAGACACTCGGCGATTTTCGTGTTCTGATTTTGAGCTCCGCGAAATGTCGGATTGCGTGGCTTCTTGTTGAGAACGGTCTCGGCAGTCACTACTTTCACTGTCAGCGTGTGCCCATTCGTACCCGGCTTCAAGCTCTCGACTTTCACGAATACCGGCTTCCGCAACTCCGTCTTCTTCTGCGCCGTTGTCGATGATGCGGATTTGGTTGCCATAATTGGTGACGCGAGAAACAgacaaaagggaaaatgaaatgtttttttggggttttgggGTTATATggaaaaccctaaccctaaattcgcgattgaaaattttggggCTTCGAGAACGACGTCGTTGACTGATTCTCTCTTTTATATGGGCCTTTATGCATGATTTGTATTGGGCCTGTGCATTGTCTAAATAAACAACATTTGTCAAAACTAGTGtacaattttttgtaattgtatTTGGAATATTacctcatattttattttatttgataatactAAGCATATTCCTTTAAGCTTTGTGcagcaaaaaatatatttggttGGTATATGAATAGGCAAATGTACACATCATGTACAAACAAAATCTCCACACAATTACACTTTCCTCATATCAACAAAGAGTCATCAGAAACTATAGTCAACAGAGAGTACTTCACTTTGATTCGTATCATCCCATTCTCCACGCAGAGCTTTGCTCCGGTCACCACCCAATACCCCGGCGTATCTTCCGGCCCCCTCACCATCTCCTTCGTGTCGACAAAATGCGCCATCTTGGGAGCTCTGGCCGGCGAAGGCGGCCCTCCCGGGTACACGGCCGAGTTCAAATCCACCTTTGGCGGGAGCTTCTGAGGTTGATTCAGAGCAGTACTAAACGGTGTGGTCATCAGCATCGAGATCAACCCCGACTTCTTTGACGTCGCGGTTGGCCCGTCCCATTCGGACCGACGGATGACTGCCGATGCCACCATCGAGAACCCAAGCCTCATGAAGAGCACCTTCTTCATTCCGATCCCCTTGACCTCGAACCACGCCCTCGTCACGATAGAGGCGGAGTCGTCAATCCGTGCACCGAGGTACTCGACAGGAGCAGTGCATATGTGTGAGAATATGCTCCACTTGACCGGCTCAAAGTAACCGCGGTGCAGAGATTCATCGTCTGGCTCGTAACTGTGGTCGGGCGAGAGCTGGAGTGAGTCAGGGAGTGTTGATAGATGCTGCAGATGAATTGCCAAGTGATCACTCCTCTTTCCTTCCAAGTATAACCGGATGCCCGTGACAGGCCGGCTACCCGTATCGACCTGAACATTTGTTGTCGTTAACGGAAATCATGCGTGTCCGAAACACTAGGACAACAGTATGAGTGATGTTTACCTTCACAATATTGACATAGAGCTTAGGACCCAAAAGAGAGAACTGAAGAGCTGGAGACGACTTTTTCTTGCGACGAGGTCCGAGAGGAAGATCGTTGTATGCCGGTGCCCACTGCCTTGGCAACTGATATTCCAGAAACTGGGCCAGTTCCTCTTGAGGTGGTTTATCTGCACaaaaatgtggaaaaatgaaaatattacaaactgtcaaaaatagttaaataaccACTTTTTTTATCAACTTATGAATTGATATGAGCATACGCACATCGGAGGTAGAGATTGATTGCGTGGCTTAAGAAACCACTGCCCCGGACACCGCTGAGCAGGGAAACAATAGGCACAAAAGACATCGATATGACATTGGGATATTGAGAAACGGTCGAAAGCCACTGGTTATGACTTTGGGAGATATCTAAACCCCCTCGTCCAACATGAATGCTCAACAAATCCTACATACAGAAATCGATATACTTAGTTGCTAagaaatattggagaagaattaCTTATCAAGTAATCTGATATATAAACTTACTTCATTTTTGGAGTGGGAAACAACGGGCGGTCTCACTGTACTTGCAAATGGTAACTGAAGATCCCAAACTATGGATTGTTCGACCTGCAAGCAGGGGATTCTTTCATGTTTAAATATCCGAGTATCAAATTTAAGGAAAATAGAGATGGTTTTCGAGTGCATTAGCATGGTGTGGACTCTAATCGTCCAAGTACCTTCGGCTTTCTTGATGATATATCTGAGTTAGCTGCGGAGTTTTTGTCTCCGTCTTCACGGAATCGTTCATCTGCTAACTGCTTCAACAATTTCTGCACTTCAGCAGGCTGgagatttgaattttgaagctGCTTTATGTGAATTACATCTTTACCTCCCATTTTAACCCCAACGACAACATGAGTACCGTATTTATCTATAAACCTGGAAATTCAGGAAGTCACTGATCAGTTACCATCAAGAATATCTGATGCATTCGTTGAGAATACTGCACTTCCTTTTTCACGCTATCACATAAACAGATTCTGGTAATAGGAAAAATGAGGTTTGAGTAACGGAGCTTACTCAGCAAGAGCAACAGGATCCCATGTAGACGGCACTTCCTTTTTCACGCTATCACATAAACTCAGTTGAGATCTCTCCAACTCAATTGTGTACAAGCCGATGAACCAACCATCAAACGCGAGAATTTTGGTTGTGGACGCATCGTTCTGCCAGCAGCCTTTGAAGCCGAACATTGTGTTGAACAGACCAGATGGTATTTTACCCGACAGAGACAACTCCTGGTTAAAATGAGCTGACATCTGTACATTTCCAAGCCAATGAAATGGCCGTGTAAGAGTTTTGACGATGTCGTAAAGATCATCACATATTCACATTACACCTAGAGAtgataatccaaaaattttCCTCCCATGCATGGATGATGGATCCAAACATAATTACTATTTTCATgactaaaatcacaaaaaatcaGCTGGATAAATCGGCTGAATCATTCtctgttttaaaaaaatatgtagaaGCCATATTCATGAATGACAACTACAAGTCAACATTATACAGCATATCATAATGCCATTTATGATAGCAgtgcaaaataaacaaaattatcatttaaaaaaaaggaaatttattCCATCAGTTTTGTTCAACCACTCAAATTCAATGAGGGTTAGCTCAACGGTTGACTTCAAGATTAGAAGATGCAAGACAGCTCTTTTTGAATTAGGAACCAAATTCTAGACCATAGAtgtaagaaaaaagataattttttattaaaatggataaattttaaatctgaaTTTAAGTTATAAGCCGCCATATTTGAACAACTAGCTCTTAATGTAGCTCAGAATTGTAGCTGAAAATGACAAGGCAATATTTATTTGTCTTTACTTTGTTAATAATAGTATGACAGAAAGCATAGACACAAAACTAATTATCAGTAATAAACACTTTTGCTACCCTACATTCCGTTTATGCTTTTAAAATTCACTATTTATCACTAATTACATTAAATCAACGGGATTTACGAGAAAATTGACTTagtcataaatcataattcatcaaaatctaataattgaattttccaagaaaagatgaaattaatgaattgagGTACCTGATTGAAGGTGAGGGCGTCGGAGCTAAACCTTGTGCGCTCGCCTTTATCACACTTGATGGAAGAAGGGGCGGCGGAAACGACGACGTTTCCGGGAACGACTAAGTCCTTGGTGCGGGTCCGGTCCAGTTCAATGAGACCCGACCCGGAGGGGCCGTGCTTGCAGGCGGAGAGGCGGAGATCCGACGTCAGGTCGTATCCGAATCCGATTACGGAAACGGCcttctccgccgccgcctgcGCGTCCATCCGAACATTGCTGGTCGGATTGTACGCCATGGAGCTGCTGTGTTTGGAATTCAAAGTTGGAATGGAGCTGAGAGGTGAAATCAATTGTTTCGTTGACTCTTTTATACGGTTGTTTAATCAATCATCGGTGGACCATGTAAATCACTTATATACCCTCGGTCTGCTTTTAATAAAACGAGGGTAGTTCTGTCACtttatgttttgtctttttattttgtgttggtGTAATTAGGGGTGGTTCGGTACGGTATATCGTACCGGGAGTGCCATACTATATACCGTATTGAAAGTTACGGTATGACAAAAaccataccgataccgtaccgtaagtttcggtataccggaGTT encodes the following:
- the LOC125198360 gene encoding MACPF domain-containing protein NSL1-like; translated protein: MAYNPTSNVRMDAQAAAEKAVSVIGFGYDLTSDLRLSACKHGPSGSGLIELDRTRTKDLVVPGNVVVSAAPSSIKCDKGERTRFSSDALTFNQMSAHFNQELSLSGKIPSGLFNTMFGFKGCWQNDASTTKILAFDGWFIGLYTIELERSQLSLCDSVKKEVPSTWDPVALAEFIDKYGTHVVVGVKMGGKDVIHIKQLQNSNLQPAEVQKLLKQLADERFREDGDKNSAANSDISSRKPKVEQSIVWDLQLPFASTVRPPVVSHSKNEDLLSIHVGRGGLDISQSHNQWLSTVSQYPNVISMSFVPIVSLLSGVRGSGFLSHAINLYLRYKPPQEELAQFLEYQLPRQWAPAYNDLPLGPRRKKKSSPALQFSLLGPKLYVNIVKVDTGSRPVTGIRLYLEGKRSDHLAIHLQHLSTLPDSLQLSPDHSYEPDDESLHRGYFEPVKWSIFSHICTAPVEYLGARIDDSASIVTRAWFEVKGIGMKKVLFMRLGFSMVASAVIRRSEWDGPTATSKKSGLISMLMTTPFSTALNQPQKLPPKVDLNSAVYPGGPPSPARAPKMAHFVDTKEMVRGPEDTPGYWVVTGAKLCVENGMIRIKVKYSLLTIVSDDSLLI
- the LOC125198361 gene encoding uncharacterized protein At4g28440-like is translated as MATKSASSTTAQKKTELRKPVFVKVESLKPGTNGHTLTVKVVTAETVLNKKPRNPTFRGAQNQNTKIAECLVGDDTGTILFTARNDQVEMMKPGSTVVLRNAKIDMFKGSMRLAVDKWGRIEVAEPEKFVVKEDNNLSLVEYELVNVVEES